From the Priestia aryabhattai genome, one window contains:
- a CDS encoding TetR/AcrR family transcriptional regulator: protein MKDLMMERSIQLFAQKGFKETSIQDIVNELNVTKGTFYYYFKSKQELLMDIHLQYIERLIENQETILADKTTSYPEKLHSIIFKLVHDIEKEGLRAKVFFREMRHLSEEHLQQIIPKRDRFKENVQEIIEKGMEAGQFRSDLPSDIVTLGILGMTNWSYFWFQPDGEKSDREVAAIFYKMLMKGIQSQ from the coding sequence ATGAAAGATTTGATGATGGAACGAAGCATTCAGCTTTTTGCTCAAAAAGGTTTCAAAGAAACGTCTATTCAAGATATTGTAAATGAATTAAACGTCACAAAGGGAACGTTTTATTATTATTTTAAAAGCAAACAAGAGCTTTTAATGGATATTCACCTTCAATATATTGAAAGATTAATAGAAAATCAAGAGACGATTCTTGCAGATAAGACAACATCGTATCCGGAAAAGCTGCACAGCATTATTTTCAAACTTGTTCATGATATTGAGAAAGAAGGGCTTCGAGCTAAAGTGTTCTTTCGAGAGATGCGTCATTTGAGTGAAGAACACTTACAGCAAATCATTCCAAAGCGCGATCGTTTTAAAGAGAACGTACAGGAAATTATTGAAAAAGGAATGGAAGCAGGGCAGTTCCGTTCAGATTTACCTTCAGATATCGTGACGCTAGGCATATTAGGAATGACAAATTGGAGCTATTTTTGGTTTCAGCCGGATGGAGAAAAGTCAGATCGAGAAGTTGCCGCTATTTTTTATAAGATGCTGATGAAAGGTATTCAGTCACAGTAG
- a CDS encoding acyl-CoA dehydrogenase family protein, producing the protein MSEMKTRAKGGSFLLKKTSAHHVYTPEDLTDEHYMIAQTAKQFIEKEVDPYHHDIEQQDFNKVVELMHKAGELGLLAHSIPETYGGLGLDKVSKGLVGEIIGRTSGYGVAHSNHTCIATLPITYFGTKKQKEKYLPKLASGEYIGAYCLTEPEAGSDALAAQTKAVLNPEKTHYVLNGTKQYITNAAFSDTFITYAKVDGEHFTAFIVEKDFAGLSLGPEEKKMGIKGSSTRPVIYEDCLVPVENILGQVGKGHLIALNVLNLGRFNLGSACMGAAKYAFELALAYTKERKQFKTAIAEFNASKEKIAKMAARIFASESIQYRTAGLLEEALGGLYESENYKLVAKQLAEFAIECSVCKVYGSETLDLIADESLQLHGGAGFIQEYKIEQVYRDSRINRIFEGTNEINRLLLPTQLLKKAGKGEIKLNKQVEHAVSELMSGQWEIPSNELLAREKQAVITTRHLFLALLGTAFQTFHANLAQEQETLMKLAEIAVGLFAMESSVLRAEKALNRNGEEKEKLKSKLTETVVSETLFDIEKQARQLINGMLTGEKHRQYRTILGKWMNDLQSEGEFTRNRDIAREFINSGRYVV; encoded by the coding sequence ATGTCTGAAATGAAAACAAGAGCAAAAGGCGGATCATTTTTACTAAAAAAAACATCTGCGCATCACGTTTATACACCCGAAGACTTAACGGATGAGCATTATATGATTGCTCAGACAGCAAAGCAGTTTATTGAAAAAGAAGTCGACCCTTACCATCATGACATTGAGCAGCAAGATTTTAATAAAGTAGTAGAATTGATGCATAAAGCAGGCGAGCTTGGACTTCTTGCTCATAGTATTCCAGAAACCTATGGAGGACTAGGTCTTGATAAAGTAAGCAAAGGACTCGTCGGTGAAATCATTGGACGGACAAGCGGATATGGAGTCGCTCATTCTAACCATACGTGCATCGCGACACTTCCTATTACGTATTTTGGCACCAAGAAGCAAAAAGAAAAATACTTGCCTAAATTGGCAAGCGGCGAATATATTGGTGCCTACTGTTTGACAGAGCCAGAAGCAGGTTCTGATGCTCTTGCGGCTCAGACAAAAGCCGTATTAAATCCTGAAAAAACGCATTATGTATTAAATGGAACGAAGCAGTACATTACCAATGCTGCCTTTTCAGATACGTTCATTACGTATGCAAAAGTAGACGGAGAACATTTTACTGCTTTTATTGTAGAAAAAGATTTTGCAGGACTGTCTCTTGGGCCAGAAGAAAAGAAAATGGGGATTAAAGGGTCGTCTACCCGCCCAGTGATTTATGAAGATTGTTTGGTACCTGTAGAAAACATACTTGGACAAGTAGGCAAAGGTCATTTAATTGCCTTGAACGTCTTAAACCTCGGGCGTTTTAACTTAGGTTCTGCGTGTATGGGCGCAGCCAAATATGCCTTTGAACTTGCTTTAGCTTATACAAAAGAGCGCAAGCAGTTTAAAACAGCTATTGCGGAATTTAATGCTTCAAAAGAAAAAATAGCAAAAATGGCAGCGCGTATTTTCGCATCTGAATCTATTCAGTACCGTACAGCTGGTTTACTAGAAGAAGCGCTTGGTGGCCTATATGAAAGTGAAAATTATAAGTTAGTAGCTAAACAGCTGGCCGAATTTGCAATAGAATGTTCAGTATGTAAAGTGTATGGGTCAGAAACCCTTGATTTAATTGCCGATGAATCGCTGCAGCTTCATGGCGGCGCAGGGTTTATTCAAGAATATAAAATAGAGCAAGTATACCGTGACTCACGCATCAACCGTATTTTTGAAGGTACAAATGAAATCAACCGCCTTTTGCTTCCGACTCAGCTTCTAAAAAAAGCAGGCAAAGGAGAAATAAAGCTAAACAAACAAGTGGAGCATGCTGTTAGTGAATTGATGAGTGGTCAGTGGGAAATACCTTCAAATGAACTTCTAGCAAGAGAAAAGCAGGCTGTTATTACGACAAGACATTTATTTCTTGCTTTGCTAGGAACAGCATTTCAAACGTTTCACGCAAATCTAGCACAAGAACAAGAAACGCTTATGAAACTCGCAGAAATTGCTGTTGGACTATTTGCTATGGAATCATCCGTGCTGCGAGCGGAAAAAGCCTTGAATAGAAATGGAGAAGAAAAAGAAAAGTTAAAAAGCAAGCTGACAGAAACTGTTGTGAGCGAAACGCTATTTGACATTGAAAAGCAGGCCCGACAATTAATAAATGGGATGTTAACGGGTGAAAAGCACCGACAGTACCGCACAATTCTTGGAAAGTGGATGAATGATTTGCAAAGTGAAGGCGAATTCACGCGCAATCGAGACATCGCGCGTGAGTTTATTAATAGCGGACGATATGTTGTATAA
- a CDS encoding 3-hydroxyacyl-CoA dehydrogenase family protein produces MNSKDIQRIAVIGAGQMGHQIGMLCALGGYETIIQDMNEQSLIDAKNKLEAIMGKWIHKGKISSDAKEAAFRRLSFTNTLKEAVSNADFVIEAVVEKLDVKQSVFKEIDEYAPRHAILASNSSTIVNSLIASATNRPEQIVNMHFFFPPLVMDCVEVVMSEKTNEKTAQTTMEVCKQINRTAVLLKKEISGFIANRILGALQKEAVFLYENGYADFEDIDTICKKALNHPIGPFELMDLSGIDVGYFVMQQRYSETGDPEDKPAACIEEKVQKGELGRKTGKGFYTYHTQGVK; encoded by the coding sequence ATGAATAGTAAAGATATACAGCGTATTGCTGTTATTGGAGCAGGACAAATGGGACATCAAATCGGTATGCTTTGTGCACTTGGAGGATATGAAACGATTATTCAAGATATGAATGAACAGTCACTCATTGATGCAAAAAATAAGCTGGAAGCAATTATGGGCAAGTGGATTCATAAAGGCAAAATCTCTTCTGATGCTAAAGAAGCCGCATTTCGAAGATTGTCTTTTACAAACACATTAAAGGAAGCGGTTTCAAACGCTGATTTTGTTATTGAAGCCGTGGTGGAAAAGTTAGATGTAAAACAAAGTGTCTTTAAAGAAATAGATGAGTACGCACCACGTCACGCCATTTTAGCGTCGAATAGTTCAACAATTGTTAACTCGCTTATTGCAAGTGCCACAAACCGTCCAGAACAAATCGTTAACATGCATTTCTTTTTTCCTCCCCTTGTAATGGACTGCGTAGAAGTTGTGATGAGTGAAAAGACAAATGAAAAAACAGCTCAAACGACAATGGAAGTTTGCAAGCAAATTAATCGCACAGCAGTCCTTCTGAAAAAAGAAATCTCAGGTTTTATTGCCAATCGAATCTTAGGAGCGTTGCAAAAAGAAGCCGTTTTCCTTTACGAAAATGGATACGCAGATTTTGAAGACATTGATACGATTTGCAAAAAAGCACTCAATCACCCGATCGGTCCTTTTGAATTAATGGATCTCTCAGGAATTGACGTCGGATATTTTGTGATGCAGCAGCGCTATAGCGAAACAGGGGATCCAGAGGACAAGCCAGCTGCGTGCATTGAAGAAAAAGTTCAAAAAGGCGAGCTGGGGCGCAAAACAGGAAAAGGTTTTTACACATACCACACACAAGGAGTGAAGTAA
- a CDS encoding DUF3870 domain-containing protein yields the protein MQILNTVIVTGYAKAPQGTSMYEMYKHAGIVLEVDLTEHKIVNAEFTFITELTQNFFRKLLIGYCLADGIEPLIERIQNYYFAPSQQAIIVALQAAIQRYWDNVNQKIT from the coding sequence ATGCAAATACTGAATACAGTCATTGTGACAGGATATGCAAAAGCTCCACAGGGAACTTCCATGTATGAAATGTATAAGCATGCGGGAATTGTACTAGAAGTGGATCTGACAGAGCATAAAATTGTAAATGCTGAGTTTACGTTTATTACGGAGCTGACGCAAAATTTTTTCCGGAAGCTGCTTATTGGTTACTGCCTTGCAGATGGAATTGAACCTCTTATTGAACGTATTCAAAATTATTATTTTGCTCCATCTCAACAGGCGATTATCGTAGCGCTTCAGGCTGCAATCCAACGTTACTGGGATAATGTGAATCAAAAAATTACATAG
- a CDS encoding enoyl-CoA hydratase, translating into MMKKFVRIEKEEKTAIVTIDNPPLNVMTQAVVQQLEETYEELSKESDVITIILTGAGDRAFMAGADIKEFPQLMGQSGIKEEFMKTHRVLQKLENIEKPTIVVLNGLTFGGGCELALTADIRIAEEHAQIGLPEVKLGLFPGGGGTQRLPRIIGVSKAKEWMFAGSPVSAEEALHAGFANHVTPKGKGLEKAKELARKFNRHSLPSLSRIKTAVNKGMNRTLSEGLELEAGLFEEVFQTEDIKEGVSAFIEKRPAVFSHK; encoded by the coding sequence ATAATGAAAAAATTTGTACGTATCGAAAAAGAAGAGAAAACGGCAATTGTAACCATTGATAACCCGCCTTTAAATGTAATGACCCAGGCTGTTGTGCAGCAGCTTGAAGAAACGTATGAAGAGCTTAGCAAAGAATCTGATGTGATTACAATCATTTTAACAGGAGCGGGCGACCGGGCGTTTATGGCTGGAGCCGATATTAAAGAGTTTCCTCAGTTAATGGGGCAAAGCGGCATTAAAGAAGAGTTTATGAAAACTCATCGCGTTTTGCAAAAGCTTGAAAACATTGAAAAACCAACAATTGTCGTGTTAAACGGTTTAACGTTTGGAGGAGGATGCGAACTTGCACTAACCGCTGATATACGCATTGCCGAAGAACATGCTCAAATCGGTCTTCCGGAAGTGAAGCTCGGATTATTTCCTGGAGGCGGCGGAACTCAGCGTCTTCCACGCATAATCGGCGTATCTAAAGCTAAAGAGTGGATGTTTGCCGGCAGTCCTGTCTCTGCAGAAGAAGCGCTTCATGCAGGCTTTGCCAATCATGTAACGCCTAAAGGAAAAGGGCTCGAAAAAGCAAAAGAGTTGGCTCGCAAATTTAACCGTCACTCTCTTCCATCACTTTCTCGAATTAAGACAGCGGTAAATAAAGGAATGAATCGCACATTATCTGAAGGCCTTGAACTTGAGGCAGGGCTGTTTGAAGAAGTCTTTCAAACAGAAGATATTAAAGAAGGAGTATCAGCATTTATTGAAAAGCGTCCCGCTGTTTTTTCACATAAATAA
- a CDS encoding ferredoxin, with translation MGKYTIVDKETCIACGACGAAAPDIYDYDDEGIAFVILDDNQGTVEVPKELEDDLMDAFEGCPTESIRIADEKFNGDSNKFQ, from the coding sequence ATGGGAAAATATACGATAGTCGATAAAGAAACGTGTATTGCGTGCGGCGCATGCGGAGCTGCGGCACCTGATATTTATGATTACGATGATGAAGGAATTGCGTTTGTTATACTTGATGATAATCAAGGAACGGTTGAAGTGCCTAAAGAGCTAGAAGATGATTTAATGGATGCGTTTGAGGGCTGTCCAACAGAATCCATCCGTATAGCAGACGAAAAGTTTAATGGAGACTCGAATAAATTCCAATAA
- a CDS encoding enoyl-CoA hydratase/isomerase family protein → MSDLLVEKQGSILSLTLNRPDRLNAFSEEMLERLTAEMKKAQSDESIKVVILNGAGRSFSAGGDVKTMGKASGADVYEHIGRLNECILAMQNLEKPIISAVQGFAAGAAFNLALASDFIIASEESRFVLSFSQVGLISDGGGLYFLTKVVGPHRAKELLFLGEPLDADTAYKAGFLNRVVPLNQLKDEVTSFASRLSQGPTKAYGKMKKIVNDSFHLTLEQVLEQERLTQVLMVETSDHQEGISAFKEKRKPIFQGK, encoded by the coding sequence ATGAGTGATTTATTAGTAGAAAAGCAGGGATCTATTCTATCTTTAACGTTAAATCGTCCGGATCGTTTAAATGCATTCAGTGAGGAAATGCTTGAACGGTTAACAGCTGAAATGAAAAAGGCACAAAGCGATGAGTCTATTAAAGTCGTTATATTAAATGGAGCAGGGCGCTCGTTTTCTGCCGGAGGCGATGTAAAAACGATGGGCAAAGCATCAGGAGCTGATGTTTATGAACATATCGGCCGTTTAAATGAATGTATTTTAGCGATGCAAAATCTAGAGAAGCCGATTATTTCAGCAGTTCAGGGGTTTGCAGCAGGAGCGGCTTTTAATTTAGCTCTCGCTTCTGACTTTATCATTGCATCAGAAGAAAGTCGGTTCGTATTAAGCTTTTCTCAAGTTGGATTGATTTCAGACGGAGGAGGCCTTTACTTTCTTACAAAGGTCGTTGGACCCCACAGAGCTAAGGAACTATTGTTTTTAGGAGAGCCTCTGGATGCCGATACAGCTTATAAAGCCGGGTTTTTGAACCGTGTAGTGCCGTTAAATCAGCTGAAAGATGAGGTCACGTCCTTTGCAAGTCGCTTATCGCAAGGACCGACTAAAGCGTATGGGAAAATGAAAAAAATTGTCAATGATTCCTTTCATTTAACGTTAGAACAAGTCCTCGAACAAGAAAGGCTAACGCAAGTTCTTATGGTAGAAACGAGTGATCATCAAGAAGGAATATCCGCGTTTAAAGAAAAAAGAAAGCCAATATTTCAAGGGAAATAA
- a CDS encoding quinone oxidoreductase family protein, translating into MKAIQFTQYGGPDVLQVIDIARPIPKKKDVLIKVAAIGVNYADAARREGAYVVETPLPFIPGSEVAGEVVEVGEDVKGIKVGTKVVTLLGSNRATGYAEYTLADSRGLIPLPDDVDLTQAVALPLQGLTAYHILKTMGRLEKGETVIVHAAAGGVGTLAVQLAKIFGAGKVIATASSKEKLELAKNLGADEVINYTETGWEKQILEVTEGKGADIILEMVGGHIFYESLQCLAPFGRLIFYGMASGKPVKLNPARLMEKNQSVLGFFLPQMMTKPTLYQESLHELLNYVNSGRLKLMLGGTFSLDEAADVHRLLQGRKTTGKLVLVP; encoded by the coding sequence ATGAAAGCCATTCAATTTACGCAGTACGGAGGACCTGATGTTCTTCAAGTTATCGATATTGCACGCCCTATACCAAAAAAGAAAGATGTACTCATTAAAGTTGCTGCAATTGGAGTTAATTACGCCGATGCTGCGCGGCGTGAAGGAGCCTATGTAGTAGAAACACCGCTCCCTTTTATTCCAGGTTCTGAAGTTGCGGGAGAAGTGGTCGAAGTAGGTGAGGACGTAAAAGGGATAAAAGTAGGTACAAAAGTTGTGACGTTGCTAGGATCTAATCGAGCAACAGGCTACGCTGAGTACACGCTGGCAGATTCAAGAGGCCTCATTCCTTTGCCGGACGATGTGGATTTAACACAAGCAGTTGCTTTGCCTCTTCAAGGACTAACGGCTTATCATATTTTAAAAACAATGGGTCGTCTTGAAAAAGGAGAAACCGTCATCGTTCATGCGGCAGCAGGCGGTGTTGGAACCTTAGCTGTCCAGCTTGCCAAAATTTTTGGAGCTGGAAAAGTCATTGCTACAGCGAGCTCCAAAGAAAAGCTTGAGCTTGCAAAAAATCTCGGGGCTGACGAAGTGATTAACTATACAGAAACGGGTTGGGAGAAACAAATTTTAGAAGTAACGGAAGGAAAAGGAGCCGATATTATTTTAGAAATGGTAGGGGGGCATATATTCTATGAATCCCTTCAATGTCTTGCACCATTTGGGCGCCTCATTTTTTACGGAATGGCTAGCGGAAAACCTGTAAAATTAAACCCAGCCCGCCTGATGGAAAAAAATCAATCGGTTCTCGGTTTTTTCTTACCTCAAATGATGACAAAACCAACGCTTTATCAGGAAAGCCTGCATGAGCTATTAAACTACGTAAATTCTGGTCGGTTAAAATTGATGCTGGGCGGCACATTTTCACTTGATGAAGCGGCAGATGTACATCGTCTGCTTCAAGGAAGAAAAACGACCGGGAAATTAGTGTTAGTTCCTTAA
- a CDS encoding 2-phosphosulfolactate phosphatase, translated as MKGKIHVILKKEELLAKKLEGKTVVIFDILLATSTITAALQQGAIEVIPVKNEEEARKKAKTYKPDEIALVGEYRGKTIKGFFDPNPSTLKQHVQNKTVILSTTNGTVAIHNAEKAKHVYAASLLNGEAVASAVCQPSQDESVLLVCSGSSDRFCLEDLYGAGYFINCLLRLKTFHLTDAAKAALLFYEAYEHSPVEILKRSAVGEMLTQYGFLDEIGFVSRKNIYSVVPKIVKKMLVNGEEMICLK; from the coding sequence ATGAAAGGGAAAATTCACGTAATACTGAAAAAAGAAGAGCTTCTTGCCAAAAAGCTAGAAGGAAAAACGGTTGTTATATTTGACATCTTATTGGCTACATCAACAATCACGGCTGCTTTACAGCAAGGAGCAATAGAGGTTATTCCGGTGAAAAATGAAGAAGAAGCGCGTAAAAAAGCAAAAACGTATAAGCCTGACGAAATTGCGCTTGTAGGCGAATATAGAGGAAAAACGATTAAAGGCTTTTTTGATCCAAACCCTAGCACTTTAAAGCAGCATGTTCAAAATAAAACAGTTATTTTGTCTACCACTAATGGAACGGTAGCCATCCATAACGCTGAAAAAGCGAAACACGTATATGCAGCTTCACTTTTAAACGGAGAAGCGGTTGCCAGTGCTGTTTGTCAACCAAGCCAAGATGAAAGTGTTTTATTGGTTTGTTCAGGTTCATCTGATCGCTTCTGTCTAGAAGATTTATATGGAGCGGGTTATTTTATAAACTGCCTGCTGCGACTAAAAACATTTCATTTAACGGATGCTGCAAAAGCTGCACTGCTTTTTTATGAAGCTTACGAGCATTCACCTGTTGAAATATTGAAACGCTCAGCCGTAGGAGAAATGCTCACTCAGTATGGTTTTCTAGACGAAATTGGCTTTGTAAGCCGGAAAAACATCTATTCCGTAGTTCCTAAAATAGTGAAAAAAATGTTAGTAAACGGGGAGGAAATGATATGTCTGAAATGA
- a CDS encoding SDR family NAD(P)-dependent oxidoreductase, giving the protein MRFEGQIAVITGAGSGIGEATAQRMAKEGAHVILVGRTKEKLVQAASAVDTRCERKCTDIFSADVTKEEDVKELAEFIKEKYGQIHLLINNAGGSVNSTIKETTLEQWKHVQDVNLTSVFLVTKQLIPLLTEKIGGNRSIVNVASLSGHKAGAQIPHYSAAKAALINFTKAMAFELAPHEVRVNSVSPGFVETPLTQPGLENERFTKAIERNTALKRVGKPEEIANVIAFAASEEASYMTGSDLLVDGGWLIV; this is encoded by the coding sequence ATGCGTTTTGAAGGGCAAATAGCTGTTATTACGGGGGCTGGAAGCGGCATTGGAGAAGCGACCGCTCAGAGAATGGCAAAAGAAGGCGCTCACGTCATTCTTGTCGGGCGAACGAAAGAAAAACTAGTACAGGCTGCATCGGCTGTTGACACACGTTGTGAGCGAAAATGCACAGATATTTTCTCAGCTGATGTAACGAAAGAAGAAGACGTCAAAGAGCTGGCTGAATTCATAAAAGAAAAGTATGGACAAATTCATTTATTAATTAATAATGCAGGAGGATCTGTTAATTCAACAATCAAAGAAACAACTCTTGAACAGTGGAAACACGTGCAGGACGTCAATTTAACAAGCGTATTTCTTGTGACAAAACAATTGATTCCTTTGTTAACTGAAAAGATAGGAGGAAATCGCTCTATTGTCAACGTCGCTTCTCTTTCAGGACATAAAGCAGGTGCGCAAATTCCTCACTACAGCGCTGCTAAAGCTGCTTTAATCAATTTTACAAAAGCAATGGCATTTGAATTAGCACCTCATGAAGTCAGAGTAAACTCTGTGTCTCCTGGATTCGTAGAAACGCCTTTAACACAGCCTGGACTTGAAAATGAGCGCTTCACTAAGGCAATCGAAAGAAATACGGCTTTAAAACGTGTTGGTAAGCCGGAAGAAATTGCAAACGTCATTGCTTTTGCAGCGTCTGAAGAGGCATCTTATATGACGGGAAGTGATTTATTAGTAGATGGTGGATGGCTTATCGTTTAA
- a CDS encoding acyl-CoA thioesterase — translation MYETQVKVRFCETDALGHINNTSYFIYLEEARIAFFEEMGASMHTEKWEYILASTKCDFVAQGYFNQVLMIKTFVSRVGNKSFTIGHEITDSKTGSLIAKGEAVIVYFDFGTQKSISIPADIKQFLMNYKVAV, via the coding sequence ATGTATGAAACACAGGTCAAAGTGCGCTTTTGCGAAACGGACGCACTGGGTCACATTAACAATACGAGCTATTTTATTTATTTAGAGGAGGCTCGGATTGCTTTCTTTGAAGAGATGGGAGCATCAATGCATACGGAAAAGTGGGAGTATATTTTAGCGTCTACTAAATGTGATTTTGTTGCGCAAGGTTATTTTAATCAAGTGTTAATGATTAAAACCTTTGTGTCTAGAGTCGGTAATAAAAGCTTTACAATTGGCCATGAAATTACCGACAGCAAGACGGGATCATTGATTGCTAAAGGAGAAGCTGTCATCGTGTACTTTGATTTTGGCACACAAAAAAGCATTTCCATTCCAGCGGACATTAAGCAGTTTTTAATGAATTATAAAGTAGCTGTTTAA
- the pdxS gene encoding pyridoxal 5'-phosphate synthase lyase subunit PdxS yields the protein MVRNGTDRVKRGMAEMQKGGVIMDVINAEQAKIAEAAGAVAVMALERVPADIRAAGGVSRMADPTIVEEVMNAVSIPVMAKARIGHIVEARVLEAMGVDYIDESEVLTPADEEYHLNKSTFTVPFVCGCRDLGEAARRIGEGASMLRTKGEPGTGNIVEAVRHMRQVNAQVRKVVGMDEDELMTEAKLLGAPYELLLQIKREGRLPVVNFAAGGVATPADAALMMQLGADGVFVGSGIFKSDNPEKFARAIVEATTHYQDYELIASLSKGLGSAMKGIEISSLLPENRMQERGW from the coding sequence ATGGTAAGAAATGGAACTGACCGCGTCAAGCGGGGAATGGCGGAAATGCAAAAAGGCGGCGTTATCATGGACGTTATCAATGCAGAACAGGCAAAAATTGCAGAAGCAGCAGGTGCTGTTGCCGTTATGGCATTAGAGCGTGTTCCAGCTGATATCCGTGCAGCAGGCGGCGTGTCTCGTATGGCAGATCCAACAATTGTTGAAGAAGTAATGAACGCTGTATCCATTCCAGTTATGGCAAAAGCTCGTATCGGCCATATCGTTGAAGCACGCGTGCTAGAAGCAATGGGTGTAGACTACATTGATGAAAGTGAAGTGCTCACTCCAGCTGATGAGGAATACCACCTTAACAAAAGTACATTTACGGTTCCATTTGTATGCGGATGCCGTGATTTAGGGGAAGCAGCAAGACGAATTGGCGAAGGTGCTTCAATGCTTCGTACAAAAGGCGAACCTGGGACAGGAAACATCGTGGAAGCAGTGCGTCATATGCGCCAAGTAAACGCTCAAGTACGTAAAGTTGTAGGTATGGACGAAGATGAGTTAATGACAGAAGCCAAACTATTAGGTGCGCCTTATGAGTTATTGCTGCAAATTAAACGTGAAGGTCGTTTACCGGTTGTAAACTTTGCAGCAGGCGGTGTAGCAACGCCTGCAGACGCAGCGTTAATGATGCAGCTAGGAGCAGACGGTGTGTTTGTTGGTTCAGGGATCTTTAAATCAGACAACCCTGAAAAATTTGCTCGTGCAATTGTTGAAGCAACAACACATTATCAAGACTATGAACTTATTGCAAGCTTGTCAAAAGGATTAGGAAGCGCAATGAAAGGGATTGAAATTTCATCGTTATTACCGGAAAATCGTATGCAAGAACGCGGCTGGTAA
- a CDS encoding phosphotransferase family protein → MSQIIPVRKGEELNTEKLHQFLRTSIPDLPTEPLLIKQFGSGASNLTYALSVGEWEAVLRRPPFGQVAPKAHNMQREYKILSVLSKSFPLAPRPYVFCEDETVVGKSFFLMERKHGVLIDTAFPKEMKGTSELCRRISEQMVDVLVQLHDISYKGTLLERISKPEGFLERQVHGWIHRYEKATTSDIPEVEALKKWLTTHIPKSQHSTIIHYDYKLNNTLFSPDGNKIVGLFDWEMTTVGDPLADLGVALSYWMEDSDPELLKRGLGNPPVTVQKSFYSRRDFVEAYAKKSGRDVSHIDFYLKFAYFKLAVICQQIYYRYKKGQTNDKRFSQFGDYVKTLIIHALHTERGHI, encoded by the coding sequence ATGTCACAAATCATTCCTGTACGAAAAGGAGAAGAATTAAACACGGAAAAACTGCATCAGTTTCTCCGTACTTCTATTCCTGATTTACCTACAGAGCCTCTTTTAATCAAGCAATTTGGATCAGGTGCGTCCAATTTAACCTATGCTCTTTCAGTCGGAGAGTGGGAGGCGGTGTTGAGACGCCCTCCCTTTGGGCAAGTTGCGCCAAAAGCGCATAACATGCAAAGAGAATACAAGATTTTATCTGTTTTATCGAAATCTTTCCCTCTCGCTCCTAGGCCGTATGTGTTTTGTGAAGATGAGACAGTGGTCGGAAAATCCTTTTTTTTAATGGAGCGAAAGCACGGTGTTCTCATCGACACAGCGTTTCCAAAAGAAATGAAAGGAACTAGCGAACTTTGCCGTCGTATTTCAGAACAAATGGTAGATGTCCTTGTTCAACTTCATGACATTTCTTATAAAGGAACACTTCTTGAAAGAATCAGCAAGCCTGAAGGTTTTTTAGAACGTCAAGTACACGGCTGGATTCATCGTTATGAAAAAGCAACAACAAGTGACATACCGGAAGTAGAAGCACTAAAGAAATGGTTGACCACACACATCCCGAAATCACAGCATTCAACTATCATTCACTATGATTATAAGCTTAATAATACGTTATTTTCACCGGATGGAAATAAGATTGTAGGGTTATTCGACTGGGAAATGACAACCGTTGGAGACCCGCTTGCTGATTTGGGAGTGGCGCTGAGCTATTGGATGGAAGACAGCGACCCTGAACTTTTAAAAAGAGGACTGGGGAATCCACCTGTTACTGTGCAAAAAAGCTTTTATTCCCGTCGAGACTTTGTAGAAGCATATGCTAAAAAAAGCGGACGGGATGTTTCACACATTGACTTTTACCTAAAATTTGCGTACTTCAAACTTGCTGTCATTTGTCAGCAAATTTATTACCGTTATAAAAAAGGCCAAACAAATGATAAACGGTTTTCACAATTTGGAGATTATGTAAAAACACTGATTATTCATGCTCTGCACACAGAACGAGGGCATATATGA